TAATTTATAATTCAGAGTTCATCATTTGATGCAAGATAAAACAGGAGAAGGCGGCGTAGTCATCACCAAACTCGATGATCTGCTTAACTGGGCGCGACTCACCTCGCTGTTCCCGATGGGCTTCGGGCTGGCTTGCTGTGCCATTGAGATGATGGGCGCCTATGCCTCAGGCTACGATTTAGACCGCTTCGGCATTATTCCGCGTGCCTCGCCGCGCCAGTCGGATGTGATGATTGTGGCCGGCACGGTTACGTTTAAGATGGCCGACCGCGTGCGCCGCCTCTACGAGCAGATGCCGGAGCCGCGTTATGTCATCTCTATGGGAAGCTGCTCCAACTGCGGCGGCCCGTACTGGGAGCACGGTTACCATGTGGTGAAAGGAGTGGACCGGATCATTCCGGTGGATGTGTACGTGCCCGGTTGCCCGCCAAGGCCCGAGGCGCTGATCGGTGGTTTTTTGCAGCTGCAGGAGATCATCCGAAAGGAAAGTATCCGTGCCCCACGCGCCGTGCAGCAAATCATGGCTAAAAGGGCGCAGCAAGGTGAGCCTGTGGCAGATGCCGATAAAGCGTAAAGGCTTTTCGATTTTATAAAAGCAGAAGGCCAGTAGTTTTCATGACTACTGGCCTTCTGCTTTTAGCAGGCTATACTTGGGCTGCGCGGAAACCAGCTGCCTGTGCTCCAAAGCAGCGCAGGCATCACAGGTTTCCCTTCCTGCTTACAGTTCTGGGGTACTCCTTCAGGTAAATGTTCAGGGTGGTGCCGATAGCCAGTTTGCTTTCTACCTGCAGGTGGCCGCCGTTCCGTTCCACCATGTTCTTTACCAGGTACAGCCCCAATCCATTTCCTTCCGACTCGTTTGTGAAGCGCTTGAAAGGCTTGAAAAGCTGGTTGCCAAATCGCTCCAGGTCAATGCCGATGCCGTTGTCCGACACCCGTAGCAGCACCGTTTCATTTTTACGCTCGGTGTGCAGGTGAATGATGGGCGGGCGATTCGGTGATTTATACTTGAGCGCGTTCTGCACCACGTTCCGGATGATGCTCCCCAGGTAAGCCTCCACATACACAATAGACTCCGCCTCGTTGAAATCAGCGGCCAGTTGCCCTTGCTGAGCCTGTAGCTCCTCGGCAAATTCAGCTTGCAAATCCGCAAACACGTCGGCAAACCGAATTTCCTGCGTACCCCGGTCGCCTTTTGATTGAAACTTTACGATGCTTAACAGGCCCGCTACCGTCAGGTCGAGCTTTTTAACGGAAGCCTCGATTCTGGAGAAGCTTTCTTTCTGTAGCGTTGGGTCCTGCTCCTGCTGGTAGAGTCCAAGCAAAGCCTTCAGACTGTTGATCGGCGACTTTAAATCGTGGGCAGCGATGTGCACAAAGTTATCCAGCGTCTCGTTCACCTTCATCAAGGCGGTGTTGCGGCTGGCTGTTTCCTCGAGGGTGTGCTGCAGGCTGCTCTTGGCTTTTTTGCGGAAGGTGATGTCTGTCAACAGAAAGGCTGTTCCTTCTGCAAGCGGGTGCATGCGCACCTCCAACCAACGGCCTTTTTCCGGTAGCTGGTACTCAAACGTGCGCGTCAGCTCGTCTTTTTGCGAGAGGGCGATACGAGACTTGAGTGCTCTGAACACATTGGCTGCTACTACTTCTTCCAGGGGTTTCCCGTTGACAGCAGCAGCTTCTTTGCCCAAGATATGCAGTGCCCGGGCATTCGCGAAGGTAAAGCGCAAGCGGTGGTCCAGCACGGCAAATCCCTCGGCCATACTTGTGACCACGGCTGTCAGCTGGCTGCGCAACCGGGCGAGTTCCAGGTTTGCCTTGACGCGTGCTTTCAGCTCCCGCGCATTAAACGGTTTCACCAGGTAGTCGTCGGCTCCCTGTTCCATGCCCTCTGCGCGTGCCTCCTCGCCAGCCCTGGCCGAGAGCAGCATCACAGGCAGCAGCCGGGTGCGTTCATCCTTCCTTATTTGTTCCAGCAGCTGAAAACCGTCCATTTCGGGCATCATCACATCTGAGATAACCAGTGCCGGGCTTTCTTTCAGGATTTTATCCCAGGCAGTGGCTCCATTCACACAGGTTTGGACCTGGTACTCCTGTTCCAGAATGCGGCTTAGGTAGTGCAGCATGTCCTGGTTGTCATCCACCAGCAACACCAGCGGGCGTTTTTTGCCTTCTGCTGCCTCATATGCCCAGCGGGGTTCAGTTTCCGAAGGCGCCTCACTTTTGCTTTCTGCAGCGCTGATTTCTCCAAGCCAGCCAGAATAGATGCCAGAGCCTTTCTGCAGTTGCAGATCAGCTTCAGGTGCTGCGCTGTTGGTGGTTACCTGTCCTGCGGGCAGGTGGGAACTGCCTAGTGGTACAGCGATCGTGAACGTGGTGCCTTCGCCCACTGTGCTGGCGACATGGATCGTGCCACCGTGCAGCTTAACCAGTTCCTGTGTTAAGGCCAGGCCAATGCCGGAGCCTTCGTGGGTGCGGCTGCGGGTATTTTCAATGCGGTGGAAGCGTGAGAAGATTTTCTGTATTTCTTCGGGCGGAATGCCTGCGCCCGTATCTGCTACCGTTAACACAACCTGCTCGTGCTTTTGCTCCAGCGAAACATTTATCTCACCTTCAAACGTGAACTTAAGTGCATTGGAAAGCAGGTTGAACACGATGCCTTCCCACATCTCCACATCCAGGTAAACGGGTGCTGGAACGGGCGTGCAGTTCACGTTGAACTTCAGCCCGGCTGCCTCAACCGCTGAGCGAAAATAAGCGCTAAGGTCAGTCGTGAGGCGGGCAATTTCTACCGGTCGGTAATTGGCCTCCAGTCGTCCGGCTTCGGCCTGTGCGTAGTTCAGCAGGTTGTTTACCAGTTTGAGCAGGCGCTTTCCGTTGCGCTCCACCAGGGCCAGCTGCTCCCGGGCCTCTGCCGGCAAATCGGATTGCGCCAGATCGCTGAGCGGCCCCAGCATGAGTGTGAGCGGCGTGCGGAACTCGTGGCTGATATTGTGGAAGAAATGGGTCTTGGCTTTGTCCAGAGCTGCCAGGGCTTCCGCTCTTTTTCGCTCTTCGGCATAGGCCCGGGCATTGGCAATGGCACGGCCCGCATGGTTCGCAACCAACGTATAAAACGACTTATACTCCTCGTCTACTTGCCTGCGGGGGCTGAAGCCCGCCACCAACAGGGCATAGGGGAGTTCAGTGGCATCCTGGCCTACGCGCGTAACAGGCAACACTATGGCCTGCTGCAGCGGCTCCGGCCAGGCACCGGCAGTCAGTGTTCCAAAGCGCTCCTGCAAGTCTGTAATAATTTCGGCCTTACCCGTTGTCGCCACTTTTGCCAGCGGCCATGGCCAGTCTTTGGCAACATCAGTCAAGCTTAGCTGCTCAGGGCTTTCGCTATTGCCTGCTGTAAAACCGGTAACGCCTGCCAGTGTAGCTGTTTCACCCGTTTCATCGAGCAGGTAAACGAGCGCAAACGGCACATCCTCCGGGTTAGTGGCCAGGGAGTCTGTCATGGACTTGCAGGCAGCAGCTGGCTCCCAGGCGTGGGCGCTGTGTGCTGTCAGGTGACTTAGCATTGCGAGGCGGCGCTGGTTCACTACATCGGTGGTGGTTTCGATAGCGGTGGCATAGATGCCGCCCACTTCGCCGTGTTCGTTGTAAATAGGGCTGTGGGAGAAGGTGAAGTAGGCTTCCTCTATAAACCCGCTTCTGTTCGGCAACACCAGCTGGTCTTTGAAATAGGTTGTCTCGCCGGCTTTTACCTTGTCGAATATCGTGGTCAGAAACTCCCACATCTCGCTCCACCAGGGGTAAGCCGGCTCGCCGAGCGCGCCCGGGTGCTTCGTCTGCATGATGGTGGCATACCCGTCGTTGTAGAAGTGAATCAGCTCCGGCCCCCAATGAATCATCATCGGGATTTTAGAGGAGAGCATGATGCTGACAGCGGTACGCAGGCTCTGTGGCCATTTCTCTACTGGGCCAAGGGGGGTGTTGGCCCAGTTCAACTGTCTGATGCGGTCGCCCATTTCGCCGCCGCCCCTAAAGATTGTCTTTGTGTCTATACTTTCTGATTGCATCACTGATTCAGGCATCAAACCCCGTTTCTGAAAATGAGAGCCTTAATTTTACGGAATAGCCGTTGCACGTATGCCTATCAGTTTCAGTAGTTAATCCATAAAATTAAAAGAAATATAAGGTAAAGTAAAGTCTGCGGCCTGTTGTTTGGCTAAGTTTTGACGCAGTAGGCGCACCCGTTATACTTGCCTGGAGTACATGATGAATTTATGCGTATTTTTGAGACTGCATACACACGGGCTGCTGTCGCGACGGCAAAATGGCCCAGAAAGAAAAACGCGTGAACTTCGAAGAAATAAAAGACCTGCTGGTGCGGCTCTTCGGGCCGGAACTTATACTTGCCGAGAAGGCTGATAACCTGCAGCCCTACCTGCTGCTGCAGCCTGAGCGCCTGCCGGAGGTGTGCCTGGAGCTGCATGACAATGCGCAAACGTACTTCGACTACCTCTCCTGTGTTACCGGCATGGACAACGGACCAGAGGCTGGCACCATGGAGGTGATTTATACTTTATACTCTATTCCGCACGATCATCACCTGACGCTGAAGGTGCAGGTGCCGCGCAATACCACACCCGTGCAACCCATGCCGCGGGTGCCCACTGTCAGCCACATCTGGCGCACCGCCGACTGGCACGAGCGCGAGGTATTCGATATGTTCGGCATCAACTTTACAAATCACCCCGACATGCGCCGCATTCTCTGCGCCACCGACTGGGAAGGCCACCCGCTCCGCAAAGACTACAAGTTGCAGGACTACTACCACGGCATCAAAGTACCTTTTGATAAGCACAACGAACTGAACGGTTTCAGGGGAGAGCCATGGGAACTGCTCGGGCAGCCTACGCCATTCTCGGATAAGCGGGAGAAGCCGGAGTAGGGAGTGCCTGTTATACCTCTAAAAGCAAAGCGGCCACCGGTTATACTTCCGGTGGCCGCTTTGCTTTTACAATTATACTTATATGGGAATGGAATAGGCTACATCAGTTGTACTAGTACAGTTTATATCCCACAGCTACAGCAAACGGATTAACATAGCTGTTTCGCCAGTACCGGCCATCAACTATAACTCTTTTGATGTTATATACTGCCTCAACGCTATACTTCCTTTTGTATGTGTAGCCAGCACCCACTACCCATGACGAGCTAATGCTCTTATGATCAAAACC
Above is a window of Pontibacter akesuensis DNA encoding:
- a CDS encoding ATP-binding protein translates to MPESVMQSESIDTKTIFRGGGEMGDRIRQLNWANTPLGPVEKWPQSLRTAVSIMLSSKIPMMIHWGPELIHFYNDGYATIMQTKHPGALGEPAYPWWSEMWEFLTTIFDKVKAGETTYFKDQLVLPNRSGFIEEAYFTFSHSPIYNEHGEVGGIYATAIETTTDVVNQRRLAMLSHLTAHSAHAWEPAAACKSMTDSLATNPEDVPFALVYLLDETGETATLAGVTGFTAGNSESPEQLSLTDVAKDWPWPLAKVATTGKAEIITDLQERFGTLTAGAWPEPLQQAIVLPVTRVGQDATELPYALLVAGFSPRRQVDEEYKSFYTLVANHAGRAIANARAYAEERKRAEALAALDKAKTHFFHNISHEFRTPLTLMLGPLSDLAQSDLPAEAREQLALVERNGKRLLKLVNNLLNYAQAEAGRLEANYRPVEIARLTTDLSAYFRSAVEAAGLKFNVNCTPVPAPVYLDVEMWEGIVFNLLSNALKFTFEGEINVSLEQKHEQVVLTVADTGAGIPPEEIQKIFSRFHRIENTRSRTHEGSGIGLALTQELVKLHGGTIHVASTVGEGTTFTIAVPLGSSHLPAGQVTTNSAAPEADLQLQKGSGIYSGWLGEISAAESKSEAPSETEPRWAYEAAEGKKRPLVLLVDDNQDMLHYLSRILEQEYQVQTCVNGATAWDKILKESPALVISDVMMPEMDGFQLLEQIRKDERTRLLPVMLLSARAGEEARAEGMEQGADDYLVKPFNARELKARVKANLELARLRSQLTAVVTSMAEGFAVLDHRLRFTFANARALHILGKEAAAVNGKPLEEVVAANVFRALKSRIALSQKDELTRTFEYQLPEKGRWLEVRMHPLAEGTAFLLTDITFRKKAKSSLQHTLEETASRNTALMKVNETLDNFVHIAAHDLKSPINSLKALLGLYQQEQDPTLQKESFSRIEASVKKLDLTVAGLLSIVKFQSKGDRGTQEIRFADVFADLQAEFAEELQAQQGQLAADFNEAESIVYVEAYLGSIIRNVVQNALKYKSPNRPPIIHLHTERKNETVLLRVSDNGIGIDLERFGNQLFKPFKRFTNESEGNGLGLYLVKNMVERNGGHLQVESKLAIGTTLNIYLKEYPRTVSRKGNL
- the nuoB gene encoding NADH-quinone oxidoreductase subunit NuoB; this encodes MQDKTGEGGVVITKLDDLLNWARLTSLFPMGFGLACCAIEMMGAYASGYDLDRFGIIPRASPRQSDVMIVAGTVTFKMADRVRRLYEQMPEPRYVISMGSCSNCGGPYWEHGYHVVKGVDRIIPVDVYVPGCPPRPEALIGGFLQLQEIIRKESIRAPRAVQQIMAKRAQQGEPVADADKA
- a CDS encoding NADH-quinone oxidoreductase subunit C yields the protein MAQKEKRVNFEEIKDLLVRLFGPELILAEKADNLQPYLLLQPERLPEVCLELHDNAQTYFDYLSCVTGMDNGPEAGTMEVIYTLYSIPHDHHLTLKVQVPRNTTPVQPMPRVPTVSHIWRTADWHEREVFDMFGINFTNHPDMRRILCATDWEGHPLRKDYKLQDYYHGIKVPFDKHNELNGFRGEPWELLGQPTPFSDKREKPE